TTTGTATTCGTCGTATGGAACAGTGGATTTTTGGTTAAAATACTGTGCTGAAAGATAAAACGTGCCTTTTTCATCTCCCGAAGTTACGCTTAGGTCGGTCTGGTTAGCTACGCCCGTATTCCAGAAATCTTCGCGGAAATTTTGTGGGGAATAGGGGACGGTCTGAATGGAACCATCCTGCAACGGTTTACCGATTTCAACAAGCGATCCGTCGAATGCCGGACCATATTGCTGGTTTTCATAAGGAGTGTAACTTGGTACATCGTCCGGAGTTGTTCCCGATCCGAATCCTTTTTGCAATTGAGGCAGGAAGCTTACTTTCTCAATAGTGGTCGTATTCGATACCCTGAACTGCGTCACCCCCGCTTTCCCTTTTTTGGTAGTCACGATAAGTGCACCGTTGGATGCATCGGATCCGTACAATGCCGCTGCACCTGCACCATTTAGGACCTGGATATCTTCGATGTCCTCGGGATTGAGGTTTCCAAGAATATCATTGGTCGAAATGATGTTGTCTATTACAACCAATGCCTGGTTGTTACCGGTTAGTGAACGGTTACCGCGAAGTACCAGACGGTAATTCGGGTTAACCCCGGAGCTTACGCCCATTACCAGCAAACCCGGCACGCGACCAGCGAGGCTGGCTGCAACACTGATCGGCTTGCCCTGCACAATGTCCTGTGCCTTTACCGTAGTTGACTGGTTACCGAGTTCACGGCGCTGGGCGGTAAGACCACCCGCTGTAATCACGACTTCGTTCAATGCAAGTTCATCCAGTGTCATCGTTACATCGAGACCACCGGAGGCAGGCACTTTCAGCTCCTGATTGAGGAAGCCGACAAAAGAAAAAATGAGGGATTGACCAGGGCGCGCATTGATGCTGTATTCGCCTTTGTCGTTGGTAAGCGTTCCGGTGTTGGTACCGGCGACCCTGATAGAAACTCCGGGTAAAAATGACCCGTCATCTTTGGAGGTAACCGTCCCGGTTACCTCCCTGCTCTGAGCATAAGCCTGACTGCAAAGCAGCAGCAAGCCTCCCAGAAAGGGTAGTAGAATTTTTCGCATTAAGTTAGGTTTGTTATATAATAATTTGTCTGTAAAAATAATATTTGTCCTGACAATTACAACGGAAATCCATCTTATTTCAAAAGATTATTTGTGCAGTTTTTGTCAAATGCCTTCGAATAGGAAGTGAAATGGGTTTTTCTCAAAATTATCTTAGATATTGACTCGTCAACAAACGGTTACCTCATTCTACTGACAAAATTGTATTTTACTGATAATGCAAAAAGGCGGACCATAGCCCGCCTTTTTGCATGAAAGAATTTGCTGAGATTAAAATTTATCCCACCACAATTTGGTAGTCACGAGGTCGCCGCCGATTGCACTTGCAGCAGCTTCACGGTTGGCACCGTTCAGCGTTTGTTCGTTGATCGGGTAGATCATGCGGACAGGAATTGCAAGTCCCGCAGGAGCATTACCACCTGTTGGAGGAAGCAATTTCGGGAAATCCAATCTTCTCCACTCAACCCACGATTCCCAGCCTCTGTTGTAAAGTGCCAGCCATTTCTGGAAACCGATTTTCTCTTTCCAGTTGGTCGATGCAGTGGTATACGCAACTTTTGGCTGTGCAAGATAAGCTGCGGTTGCCGCAGTGATTGTAGCAGCTGGTTGGTCGATATTGCGAAGCCAGTATTCGATCGATGCGCCAACACCTTTATTGTAGTGGTCGGCAGCTGAACCGGCGATGAAACCTCTTTCCACAGCTTCCGCAAGCAGGAACTCAACTTCTGAGTAATCCAGGAACAAACCTTCCAGATCTGGCTCGATGATGTTGTCACCTACGTGAGAGAATGCAGAGTAAGTATTTGAAAATCCATAAGCTCCTCCTACATAAACGTCATCTTCATTTGTAGTGAAGAAAGCAGGAAGCCTCGGGTCTTTCAAATCTTTCAGAGGATTAACGATGGTAGAAGCTGCCACAAAATCCTGACGGCTGGAATACAGCGGGTTCAGGTTTTGAGCGATCACATTGTAGTTTGGAGGCGTGCTGATATAAGGGAAAGCAGCATTGTCACTATTGGAAGTAAACACTTTTGGCGCTGCTTCAGCAACGAGTTGTTTGGCCTTCGCCGGATCACTGTCCGCAATGATCATCGCCAATTTAAGTTTCAG
This Dyadobacter sp. UC 10 DNA region includes the following protein-coding sequences:
- a CDS encoding SusD/RagB family nutrient-binding outer membrane lipoprotein, whose translation is MKRLIIFFLPILLMTACVDSLDDYNVDAKRPSEVPPVTLFSNALKGLADTLTSPNVNVNNYRLYVQHWATTTYLDEPRYNVTARTVPQAFWQGIYKGVISDLNEARRLLNADEFIVPANKTVQLAQIEVVEVMAWATLVNTFGNIPYTEALNTDNVLPKYDDAKTVYDALLVRLDAAIPAFSTTGVPFENGDLLYEGDLAQWAKFANSLKLKLAMIIADSDPAKAKQLVAEAAPKVFTSNSDNAAFPYISTPPNYNVIAQNLNPLYSSRQDFVAASTIVNPLKDLKDPRLPAFFTTNEDDVYVGGAYGFSNTYSAFSHVGDNIIEPDLEGLFLDYSEVEFLLAEAVERGFIAGSAADHYNKGVGASIEYWLRNIDQPAATITAATAAYLAQPKVAYTTASTNWKEKIGFQKWLALYNRGWESWVEWRRLDFPKLLPPTGGNAPAGLAIPVRMIYPINEQTLNGANREAAASAIGGDLVTTKLWWDKF